The genomic interval GTCGATAGCCTGGAGATCCTGGCTCACGCGCTCGACCCCGCCGTGCACCCGCTTCCCGCCGGCCTGCCACCTCCCGTGCGTGTGCCTGCCTCTACGGCGACCTAGCCCCAGATCAGTCCGCGCTACCACCTTGCAAGAGGTCGATGTAGGCATGGCTCTCCCGCGGGGCGCCGTCGAGACCAAGCTTCTGCAGAAGGCGTTGGGCAGCAGCAAGACAGGCGGCTTGGTCATGCTGGGCGTCGACGACGGCCTCGAGCTCGACGAAGCGTCCGAGAGCGTGGACCTCGTCCAGGTGGATGCGGACGTTGTCGAGCAGAAACAGGTGGCGCCGTTTGCACACCTCACCACGGGTACCGAGAGCAAGTTGCAGAACGGCGCCAAGATCTTCGCCGTCTGGGATCTCGATCAGCGTGTAACGGGAGGAACGGAGCGCCGCTGCATCGGCGCGCTCGTAGTGGATGAGCTGGGCGGGAAGCCCAGTCACGAGCCGGAGTTTGAGCCGGCCGCTGGGGCAGTCGAAGAAGACATCCCGTTGCTCGAGAACGCCCTCGTCGCGGATGCCGTCGAGCGCCCGCAGCCGCTGGAGCAAATCCCGCCAATCGGCCACGCGCAGCTTGATCTCGATATTCTCCGCCATCGCTTCCCTTACCAATCCGGGAGGCGGAACGGCAGCTCCACGCCTGCCTGTCGCAGCATCCGGGCGGCGAGCGCGCGCGCGCGGCGGGCGATCTCGCTCTCGTCCACCGTGACCAGGCGGCCGTCGCGCACCACGATCCGCCCGTTGACGATGCTCGTGTGCACCCGGTGCGAGATGCCGGCGAAGATCACGGCGGCGAGGGGATCGGCGAGGGCGCCTGCCAGGTCGAGGCGATCGAGATCGACGAGGACCAGGTCCGCGGCCTTGCCGACCTCGAGGCTACCGAGCTCGGAGGCGCGACCG from Candidatus Krumholzibacteriia bacterium carries:
- a CDS encoding class IV adenylate cyclase, coding for MAENIEIKLRVADWRDLLQRLRALDGIRDEGVLEQRDVFFDCPSGRLKLRLVTGLPAQLIHYERADAAALRSSRYTLIEIPDGEDLGAVLQLALGTRGEVCKRRHLFLLDNVRIHLDEVHALGRFVELEAVVDAQHDQAACLAAAQRLLQKLGLDGAPRESHAYIDLLQGGSAD